CACCTCAAGCCCATTGATTTCAAGAAGGAGTGGAAGAAGTTTGAGGAGAAATTCGGCGAAGGCGTCAAGTTCACCGACCTGCTAAGCTACTTGCTCTACCCCAAGGTGTTCGAGCAGTACTGGGCCCATTTCCAGCAGTTTGGCGACGTTTCCCTTGTGCCCACGCGGGTGTTTTTCTACGGCCTCAAGCCCGGCGAGGAAACCATCATCGACATTGCCCGCGGTAAATCGGTGATTGTCAAGCTGCGCTCCGTGGGCGAAGTCAACGACGACGGTTGCCGCACGGTGTTCTTCTCCTTCAACGGCCAGACCCGCAACCTGGAAGTGCGCGACAAATCGGTGGAAGTCAAGACGGTGCGCAATCAGAAAATCGACAAGGCCAATCCCCGGCAGGTGGGGGCCCCGCTCCAGGGCATGCTCTCCAAGGTATTAGTCGAAAGCGGGCAGCAGGTGAAGCGCAACACCCCGCTCTTCATCATCGAGGCCATGAAGATGGAAACCACCATCACCGCCCCCGACGATACCACCGTGCAGGGCGTGCAGCTCCCGGAAGGCACTTTGGTCAACGCCGACGACCTGGTGCTGACCTTGGCTTAGAAAAGACTCCTTACTGGTTTGCTATAAATTCAAAAGCCGGTCTGTACTAACAGACCGGCTTTTGTGCGCGGGGTGCGTCATTCGTTAGTGCAGATATACGGCGTGCAGCACGGCTCCGGGCTGGGTGGTGTTTTCGGCGTACAGGCGCAGCGTATCCCCGCTGATCTGGTAGGTACGAGTGGCAGCCAGCACGGTCAGAAAACCTTGTTCCGTGGTATTGTCCTGCTCCGATAGGCAAGCCATACGGGTACTCCTGAGCGGCCCAAACTGCAGCGCTCCGGCTTTGGGTAGAGAAAAAGAGCCCCCAAATCGGTTGCAGCCGGCATTTCCTTCGGCTTGTTGCTCTTCGTTACGCAGCAGCAGGTAGGCTTCACCATTGGTTGGCGTCGTTATGGCACGGTTGTGTAGTGAGCGTAGCACCCAGCGGGTATTGCGCAGCTCGGCCGGAGGGGTGGTAGCTGCCGTTGCCGGCTGAGTGGCCGTAACTGGAGCCGTAGTTTGGCAGCTAGCCAGCAGCTGAACGAAAACAGTGGCGGATAATAAGAATAGGGAAGTGTTCATGAAAAGAGGAGTAACAACTGCGTTGAAAAGCGCGAAAGTGGTAGAAAAAATGCCGAAAAGCCGCCGAAACCGTATTGAAGAGTTGCCAAAAGGCTTAATTTGCGTTATGCAAAAAATCCCCCCAATCTTCTTATTCCTTTGCCTGCTCTCCTGCCCGCTTATTGCTCAAAAGAAATCCACGGCTGCAACTTCTGGGCCAGCCGTTGCCGTGGCACCCGCCACGGTAGAACGAGTAGCCCGGGCCCTGGCCGATGATGCCATGGAAGGCCGGGCCTCTACCCAGCCCGGCGGTTTGAAAGCGGCCCAGTTTCTGGCGGCTGAATTTCAGAAGCTGGGCCTGGAGTCGTTGCCCGGCGTGAAAGGATATGAGCAGGTGTTTCCGGTATATGAAAGCAAAACGGCTGCCCTCTACGTGACGATTAACGGTACCAATGTGCCGCAAGATAAGACCCTGCTGGTATCGGGGCAGCCGCAGCTGAACTGGACCAGTGAGGATGACCCCGCCGCCCGCGTCATGGTTATCGGGGCTCAGGCCATGCCCCGGCAGGTGTTCCGGCAAATTCTGGAGCCTACCGAAAACCTGATTGTCATTCTGGACCCCGCCCGCGCCGAGGATTTCCAGCGCCTGGTTGACTACACCAAACGAGGCCGCTTGTCGGCCGAAAAGCCCGGCCCGTACTCCTGCGTAGTGGCCCTGACAGCGACTCCGAATGCCGGCG
Above is a genomic segment from Hymenobacter cellulosivorans containing:
- a CDS encoding META domain-containing protein, giving the protein MNTSLFLLSATVFVQLLASCQTTAPVTATQPATAATTPPAELRNTRWVLRSLHNRAITTPTNGEAYLLLRNEEQQAEGNAGCNRFGGSFSLPKAGALQFGPLRSTRMACLSEQDNTTEQGFLTVLAATRTYQISGDTLRLYAENTTQPGAVLHAVYLH